Below is a window of Pseudomonadota bacterium DNA.
GCGATCTTCTCGACGCTCGAGCGCGGCGCCTTCGTCGAGCTGGTCGGCCTGCTCGATCTCGTGCGCTGCGGCGACGGCCACGCGATCTGCCGCCAGGGCACCCCCGGCGACGCCGTCTACTTCGTGGCGCGCGGCGAGGTGCGGGTCGTGCGCCGCGGGGCGGGCGCGTCCGGCGAAGAGGAGGAGCACAACCTCGCGCGGCTCGGCCCGGGCTCCCTGTTCGGCGAGATGGCGCTCCTGAGCTCGGATCCGCGCGGCGCGTCGGTGATCTGCGACGGTCCGGTCGATGTCCTCGAGCTGAAGCGCGAGCGCGTCGAGCAGGTCGCGGCGCGGATGCCGAACGTCGCGGGCGCCATGGGCCGGTTCACGCGGGAGCGGCTGATCTCGAACCTCCTCGCCACGAACCCCTTGTTCCAGCCGTTCGACGAGACGTCGCGCAAGCAGCTCCTCGCGCGCTTCACCGGGCACGAGGTGCCGCGCGGCACGCAGTTCATCGAGCAGGGCAAGCCGGGAAACGGCCTCTACGTCATCCTCCAGGGCAAGGCCGAGGTGCGGAAGTGGGACGGCGAGCGCTACGTCAGCGTGGCGACGCTCGGCCCGGGCGACGTGGCGGGCGAGATCTCCCTCGTGCAGGAGACGCCGGCCACGGCGACGGTGCAGACCACGACGCCGGCGACGCTCCTGTTCATGGCGCGGGAGCTGTTCTACCCGCTCGTCGAGGCGGTGCCCGAGCTGCTCGTGCACTTCGCGCGGCTCTCGCAGGCGCGGATCGAGGACACGGACTTCAAGCTCATGCAGAACCGCGTCATCGACGACGACTTCATCGAGTCGGTCGAAGACGGCGAGCTCGACGAAGACGACATCGTGTTCATCTAGTGCTGCCGTCCCGAAGTTGGTTCTGTATTTCGCCGGAGAGGAAAGGCCGCGTTCCTGAGGCAGCCGACGTCCGATCGAGGCGACTCGAAGCGTCGTCCTGAGCCAGTCGAAGGGGGTGCGGCCTGCCTGGGTAACCGACACGCCGCCCTTCGAGACACTCGCTTCGCTCGTTTCTCAGGACGGCGGAACGGCTGCTGCGCTATTCCGGAACGAACTTGAGACCAAGTGTACTAGTCAGCACTGCAACCGCAGCTCTTCGAGAGAACGAGTCCCTTCTCGCTCACGTCGATGGAGCAGGTGTGAGTTCCGGAAATTCTGGCCGGTTCCGTTCCGGAAATTCTGTCCGGTCCCGGGTTGAGGCTCGGGCTGACAGACTCGTTGCTGGGTCGACCAGCAGCGAGGGAACGGATGATCGGCATGCTCAAGAGGCACGAGATTCAGGTACTGCGAAGGGCGGGGCACGCGCAGGAAGAGGTGGCGCGGCTCAGCGGGGTGTCGGATCGCGAGGTGCGGCGGGTGGAGAAGGAGCCTCCCGTCGATCACGTCGATGACGCGCTGGAGCGGGAGCGGCGAAGCATCGGGCGGCCGTCGAAGGCGGAGGCGTACCGGGACTTCGTGACGCGCCTCGTCGGCGAGGAGCCGGGGCTGCTTTCGGTGGAGCTCTTCCGCCGGGCGCGGCTCGAGGGGTACGCGGGGGCGAAGAGCGCGTTCTACACGCTCGTCCGGTCGGCGCGGCCGAGAGCCGCCGTGGGGTCGCCGTGGGGTCGTCGCCGTGGGGTCAATCCATTACAATTGACAATTTTTCCTGCCACGCTTCGACCCAGGCGTCGAACCCGGCGATCGCCGCTCGCGACCGAGCGAGATCTCTCGCGACATGCGAGGCCGACATCCCGAGCAGCGCGCCTATCTCGCCTTGCGTCAGCGACGTCGTCCGCGCGAGCGCCCAGACCGCGAACCGGCGCTCGGGGTTCCCATGAACTCCGCGAATGCCCTTCCGCAACCGCGCCGGCGACACGCCGGTGACCTCACAGATCGCCGAGACGAGCGCCGCCTTGTCGTCGCGCCCAATTCGCTTCCGTCGCGCGGCGTGCGGACGCTCGGCGCGCGTGAACGTTCCCGCCGTCGGGAATCCGGTCTCCGCGTCGAACCCCTCGTCGGGCCAGCCCTCCTTGCCCCGATGCAGGGCGAGAGCCGCCTCGTGCAGCGCCCCGGCCCCGCCGAAGCGATCGAGCAGATCTCCCGTGGTGAGCCACCATGGGGTCGTCTCCTTCCGGAGGTACGCTCGGTGGCTCGTCCAGGCGCCGTCCGAGTCGAGCCGCGTCACCAAGTTGGCTTTGAGCGGATTCAAGTGGATGTAAGCGAGCACGTAGCGCAGATACGTCTCGTCGTGGATCGGCCTGCTGGTGAAACGCCCGCGAAAAACCGGACCATCCCAGCCATTCGCAGCGTTCAGCTTCTGGGTGAAAACGCCGTTCAGGTGCCGCATCGCACGCGACAGATTGCCCTCGAGCGAGCGCACGAGCAGATGGTAGTGATTCGACATGAGCGCGTATGCGTGAACCTCGACTCGGAAGCGCCGCACCGTCTCGCCCAGCAGATCAAGGAACAGGACGAAGTCGGGGTCGGCGCGGAAGATCACCTTGCGCCTCGCCGCTCGGTGCATCACGTGGTGCCAGGCTCCGGGGAAGTCGTCGCGGGCTGTTCTCGGCATGTACCATCCTTTACGGGGCCGGGGCCAAATTGTCAAATGTAATGGATTGACCCCTTTGACTAAGATTCGCAGGCGTGCCGTGGAGACCGCCGCGCTCAGCCGATACGGAACGAGCTTCGGGGCAGCGCATCAGCTCCCTTGCGTCGAAAGCCTCTCCACCTTCCGGATCGCCAGCGCGAGCGCCTCCTTCGCCGCGTCCAGGTCGCGGCGGGCGGCCCCTCGATCCAATTCCAACCGGGCCAGCCGATCCGCGAGCTCGCGAGATCTCGCCAGCCGCGCCTCGCGATCGAGCGCGCCTGCCTCGAGGAGCGCGGCACGGCCCGACGCGGCGCGGGGCGCGCGGGCTGGCGCCGAGAGCGCGGACAGATCCTGCTGCGCGACGGCGATCTCGGCTTCGATCGACGCCAGGGCGGCCGCCTCCCGGTCTGCCGCGTCTGCGGCGCGCGATCGCTCCTGCACGGCGAGGGCGCGATGGGATCGTGCTCGTAGGATCGGCATGCCTGTCCCGCGCGCGGCCCGCGGCCCTCAGAAGCCCCAGTCGGTCTCGGACGACTCGTCCTCGGCGGTCTGCCCGTCGTCCGGGGTCAGCTCCGGCGCGCCCCGCGGCACCTGCATCCGCGGCTCGGGCAGCGGCTCCCCGTCCAGGTGGAAGTCGATCGTCTCGGAGAAGCCCAGCTCGAGCTCGGCCCCCGAGATGCGGTTGCGCTCGAACATGGTCCGCATCACCTTGCGCAGCGCGTTCATCCGCCGCTCCGAGACCACGCCGTGCTCGTACGCGTCATGGCGCGCGACCGGGCTCGGGAGCAGCTTCACGAGGAACACCGACTCGGCGAGGTTGAGCTCGTGTGGCTCGCGCCCGAAGTAGTGGCGCGCCGCGTCCGCGATTCCGTAGATCGACGGTCCGAACTCGATGACGTTGAGGTACAGCTCGAGTATCTCCTCCTTGCGGAAGTAAGACTCGAGGTACCACGTGAAGAACAGCTCCTCGAGCTTGCGGCTCACCGTGCGATCGCGGGCGAGGAAGAGGTTCTTGGCGAGCTGCATCGTGATCGTGCTGGCGCCGTGGGACAGCCTCCCCTTCTCGAGGTTCAGCTCGATGGCGCGCTGGATCTCCGGCAGCGTGACGCCCTTGTGGCCCATGAACTTGCCGTCCTCGGTGGTCAGCGCGGCCTCGACGACGTACGGCGAGATCATGGCGAAGTTGGCCCACCTCTCCGTTCCGGGGCCGCTGACCAGCCTGAGCGGCGCGCCGTCCGGCGCGTACCCGGTGTAGGCGAACGGCCTGCGGAAGTCGTCGGGGTACGGCAGCGGCCCGAAGTCGGCGATCCGGCAGAGGTTGTCGAGCGCGACGTCGAGCACCGTGTCCGCCGGCTTGCCCTCGTCGACCGCGAGCCGCGCGTCGAGCGCGATCGTCCCGTCGAGCTGCACGCCGTCCACCTCGCGCCGCAGCTCGGGCGGGATCGCGGCGAGCAGCTGGCGGCACGGCGTGGGCGGCACGTGGGCGGAGAGATCGAACGCGAGCCGGTCGAGGCGCACGAGCCCGCGGAACGTGACCCGCGACTGGCCGCGCGACACCAGGACGCGCTCGAGGCGGAGCTCCCGCGCGCCCCGGTCGTAGGTCGCCTTGAAGTCGAAGCTGGCGTCCAGATCGGCGATCGGCTCGTCGTCCAGCCGCTCGTGCCGCATCCCGAGCCCGGAGAGCGACGCCTGCCCCGAGATCCCGAGCCGCCTCCCGTCGATCTCGAGGTGCAGCGTCCCGTCGGCGAAGGCCCGCTCGTACTCGACGTGGCGGGCGGGGTAGAACAGCGGCCCGACGTCGCGCAGCGGGAGATCGGGGATCTCCACGTCGAGCACGAGGGGGCGCCCCTCCGGCCACGCGACGCTCACCCCCCATCGCGCGTCGGTCCCGGGCAGGTTGCCGGTCGCGCGGCAGGTCGCGAGCTCCCGGTGCGCGGCGAGCAGCTCGGCCGAGATCTTCTCGACGACGACGTTCTCCCCGCCCCCCGCGGCCACGAGCTCCGCCGAGCCGTCGTTGACGAGGACGCGGATCGACAGCGCCTCCCCTCTCGCCGCCGCCGGGTCGGGCTCGGCCTCCCGCTCCCCGTCCGCCGCGAAACCGCCGAGCGACGCGCCGAGCGCCTCGAAGCTCCGCCGGGCTCCCCCGAGGATCTCCGCGAGCTGCTTCCTGTCGATGGGTACCGTGGCCCGCGGCTTCTCGAACGCGATCGAGACGCGCCGCCCGTCGGGTTTGTAGCGGATCTCGTTGTTCTCGGAGGAGAGCAACCGCGCCGCGCCGCGCGAGACCGAGAGGCCGTCGACCTGGAGCACCGCCTCGCCGCCGTCGGAGAGCCTCCCGGAGAAGCCGCCGACGGACGCCGTGAACCCCTCGAGCGCCGCGCGCGCCGAGCCGGACACGACGTGGATCTCCACTTTGCCGTGCGCCGGTTCCTCAGCGCCGCCGCCGCCGCGCGCGCCCCCCAGCTCGTCGAGCAGGCGCCGCCACTGCTGCGCCGAGGCGCCCAAGCCCTCGCCGAGCAGCAGATCGAGCGAGTCGCACCGCAAGCCGGTGATGTCGACGTCCCCTATCAGGAGAGGACCGACCCGGACGTTGACCGAGAGCTCGCCGATGCGGGCGAACGGGGCGCCGTCTTCGACGGCCAGCACGGAGACGCGATCGAAAACGACCGCCGTCAAGCCGACGGAAACGTCCTCATATTCAATCTTTACGCCGAGCCGATCCTCGACCTTCGGGATGACGAAATCGATGATGCGCTCATCGGTCCCGATCTGGAAAAAGAGGGCGACGAGCAGCCCGAGCACGACGACAGGGATGGAGAGGGCCAGAATCCAACGCTTCAATCCCATGCGGGCGGAGTGTCCCACGTCTCCACCGTAAATTCAACGCGAAGGTTGTCGCGTCAGCCCCCGCTGCGTAGGATGGGTCGTGCGCATCTCGGGCCAAGACAGGGCGCGCGCCGCCGGGATCGAGCTCGCCGCGCGGGCCGAGCCGTTCGCGCCGGAGGCGGTGCTCGGCATCCTCGAGGGCGGTGCCGCAGTCGCCCGCGCCATGGCCGAGGCTCTCGGCGTGCCGATGCACGGCCTCGACCTCCGCTACGGGTGGAGCCGCCGCCTCGCCCGCCTCCCCGCGCCGCTGCGGCTGGGCCTCTGGCCGCTCAAGGAGATCTCCTACCGGAGCTTTGCCCCGCGCTTCTCCGACGGGTCGATAGAACGCCTGCCGCGCATCGGGCGCGCCGTCCTGGTCGACGACTCGGCGAGCTCCGGCCGAACGCTCGAGGCGGCGATCGAGGCGCTCGGGCGCCGCGGCCTCGGGCGCTCGTCGCTGTTCGTCGCGGCGATCCGGTGCGGCCGACGTTCGCGGCGGCTCCTCGACGCCTGGATCACGGATCGCGCGCTCTGGTGAGGGGCGCTAGGCGCCGCGCTCCAGCGGGATGGCGGCGACGATCTCGAAGAGCCCGTCCCGGACCCCCGCGGAGGTCCCGCCGCCGAGGAACGCGGCGCCGAGCCCGGCGGCGTACAGCCCGAAGCCGCGCGCATAGCGCAGCCCCGGCTGCGACTTCGCCCGCAGCTGGAGGTCGAGGGTGAGCAGCGCGTCCCGCTGCAGCGCGTCCACGACGGGCCCGGTGTCGCACACCGAGAACCGCGCGCGCCCGCCGCCGGAGGTCACGCGGAGCGTCACCCGGCCGCCGGCGCCGACGGCGTGCGCCGCGGCCGCGACGAGCAGGTTCTTGAGGACGAGCGTCGCGTAGGGGAGCTCGAAGGCGCAGATCTCGTCCGGCACCTCGCCCTCGAGCACCAGATCCACCTCGGACATCGAGACGAGCTGCCGGCTCGCGGAGAGCACCGAGCTCACGAACTGCCGCAGCGGCAGCGGGCCGGCCTCGAGGTGCTCCCCGGCCTCGAGCCGCGCGATGAGGACGAAGTTGTCGACGAGGTGGCGCAGCATCCCGAGCGAGAGCGCGCAGTCGTCCACCGCGCCGCGGACGTTCGGAGGCACGTCCGTCAGCTCGGCCTGCAGGTAGCTCACGTTGGCGGACAGCGCCGAGATCGGGTTGCGGAAGTCGTGCGCGAACATCTTGGCGATCGCGGCGCGGCGCTCCTTCGGATCCGGGCCCGTGTCACCGCGCTGCGGCATGCCGCATGAACCTCCGGGCCACGTACCCGCGCAGCTCCTCGCGCGCCTCGTCC
It encodes the following:
- a CDS encoding transglycosylase domain-containing protein; translated protein: MGLKRWILALSIPVVVLGLLVALFFQIGTDERIIDFVIPKVEDRLGVKIEYEDVSVGLTAVVFDRVSVLAVEDGAPFARIGELSVNVRVGPLLIGDVDITGLRCDSLDLLLGEGLGASAQQWRRLLDELGGARGGGGAEEPAHGKVEIHVVSGSARAALEGFTASVGGFSGRLSDGGEAVLQVDGLSVSRGAARLLSSENNEIRYKPDGRRVSIAFEKPRATVPIDRKQLAEILGGARRSFEALGASLGGFAADGEREAEPDPAAARGEALSIRVLVNDGSAELVAAGGGENVVVEKISAELLAAHRELATCRATGNLPGTDARWGVSVAWPEGRPLVLDVEIPDLPLRDVGPLFYPARHVEYERAFADGTLHLEIDGRRLGISGQASLSGLGMRHERLDDEPIADLDASFDFKATYDRGARELRLERVLVSRGQSRVTFRGLVRLDRLAFDLSAHVPPTPCRQLLAAIPPELRREVDGVQLDGTIALDARLAVDEGKPADTVLDVALDNLCRIADFGPLPYPDDFRRPFAYTGYAPDGAPLRLVSGPGTERWANFAMISPYVVEAALTTEDGKFMGHKGVTLPEIQRAIELNLEKGRLSHGASTITMQLAKNLFLARDRTVSRKLEELFFTWYLESYFRKEEILELYLNVIEFGPSIYGIADAARHYFGREPHELNLAESVFLVKLLPSPVARHDAYEHGVVSERRMNALRKVMRTMFERNRISGAELELGFSETIDFHLDGEPLPEPRMQVPRGAPELTPDDGQTAEDESSETDWGF
- a CDS encoding cyclic nucleotide-binding domain-containing protein — encoded protein: MPRTLLDLKTEAQDRIAAGRFVEALKVYRLVLEGAPLDFDLRLEVADAFAAKKMTSQARAVYLAAAQHDTRSGNPLRALVAVKQLASLGVDVGPLVAAVAEKYCVGSQSLGRSVKPAPADLSAAVRDDIDLDYAMPEAEVAAGLANMAAYTENIRNYPPLVPPIAIFSTLERGAFVELVGLLDLVRCGDGHAICRQGTPGDAVYFVARGEVRVVRRGAGASGEEEEHNLARLGPGSLFGEMALLSSDPRGASVICDGPVDVLELKRERVEQVAARMPNVAGAMGRFTRERLISNLLATNPLFQPFDETSRKQLLARFTGHEVPRGTQFIEQGKPGNGLYVILQGKAEVRKWDGERYVSVATLGPGDVAGEISLVQETPATATVQTTTPATLLFMARELFYPLVEAVPELLVHFARLSQARIEDTDFKLMQNRVIDDDFIESVEDGELDEDDIVFI
- a CDS encoding transposase, encoding MPRTARDDFPGAWHHVMHRAARRKVIFRADPDFVLFLDLLGETVRRFRVEVHAYALMSNHYHLLVRSLEGNLSRAMRHLNGVFTQKLNAANGWDGPVFRGRFTSRPIHDETYLRYVLAYIHLNPLKANLVTRLDSDGAWTSHRAYLRKETTPWWLTTGDLLDRFGGAGALHEAALALHRGKEGWPDEGFDAETGFPTAGTFTRAERPHAARRKRIGRDDKAALVSAICEVTGVSPARLRKGIRGVHGNPERRFAVWALARTTSLTQGEIGALLGMSASHVARDLARSRAAIAGFDAWVEAWQEKLSIVMD
- a CDS encoding phosphoribosyltransferase domain-containing protein; the encoded protein is MRISGQDRARAAGIELAARAEPFAPEAVLGILEGGAAVARAMAEALGVPMHGLDLRYGWSRRLARLPAPLRLGLWPLKEISYRSFAPRFSDGSIERLPRIGRAVLVDDSASSGRTLEAAIEALGRRGLGRSSLFVAAIRCGRRSRRLLDAWITDRALW